In Papio anubis isolate 15944 chromosome 17, Panubis1.0, whole genome shotgun sequence, the following are encoded in one genomic region:
- the ZNF750 gene encoding zinc finger protein 750, with the protein MSLLKERKPKKPHYIPRPPGKPFKYKCFQCPFTCNEKSHLFNHMKYGLCKNSITLVSEQDRVPKCSKSNSLDPKQTNQPDATAKPASSKSVTNGVSAFDSKLQHSSAREDIKENLELQARGTHRCPGQKPALHRASACESPAPEAALGAQPALEGAARPSAFVPVGEHRLKGPDSAEAPETLALPNPTAKATSFHTKSAFHAPGYPWKAGSPFLPPEFPHKISSTKGLGAISPYMHPTIPEYPPHFYTEHGLATIYSPYLLAGSSPECDAPLLSVYGAQDPRHFLPHPGPIPKHLSPSPATYDHYRFFQQYPSNLPIPYGFYRPETAFSSYGLRLPPVAGLTRDQSSHLLEEASLVYPASSPSRLNPSDPNRKHIEFESPIPEAKDSSKPGQRDTEGSKMSPRAGSAATGSPGRPSPTNFTQTSQTCEGLCDLSNKAASSALGRLHQPEQSLTAFKPVKKVTECRPAQAPATRAESPISLNVVNGDPPAPTGSTSLVLEAAPSSPEDSSRMGPLNLSKKSEINPAATHEPTYQGSPQAETASFSELQDLPLNLSVKDPCNAPALRPPFPSQPRAAEPAAAALQKTGTEGSEDVPSHPETKPGSLDGDGAPPTGPGEEAPDTHAVDSSEEQKQTAAVALCQLAAYSPRNIRVGDGDAAAPEPVCQQDTPTLSSTESQEAQGDFRPKGQKRTSQRDAGKSQQGAKKAKLQDTARVFTLRRRARVS; encoded by the exons ATGAGTCTTCTCAAAGAGCGGAAGCCAAAAAAGCCGCATTACATCCCCAGGCCTCCGGGAAAGCCCTTCAAGTATAAATGTTTCCAGTGTCCCTTTACTTGCAATGAGAAGTCCCATCTTTTTAATCACATGAAGTATGGTCTTTGTAAAAACTCGATTACTTTAGTATCAGAGCAGGATCGCGTTCCCAAGTGCTCTAAATCTAACTCGCTAGACCCTAAGCAAACCAACCAGCCCGATGCCACAGCCAAGCCAGCCTCTTCCAAGTCTGTCACAAACGGAGTCTCCGCCTTTGACTCAAAGCTTCAGCACAGCTCTGCCAGGGAAGACATCAAGGAAAACCTGGAGCTGCAAGCCCGGGGAACCCACAGGTGCCCAGGACAGAAGCCAGCCCTCCACAGGGCATCAGCCTGCGAGAGCCCAGCTCCGGAAGCCGCCCTCGGTGCCCAGCCTGCTCTGGAAGGCGCAGCTCGGCCTTCTGCATTTGTTCCAGTCGGCGAGCACAGACTTAAGGGGCCAGACAGCGCTGAGGCGCCTGAGACACTGGCTTTACCCAACCCCACTGCCAAGGCCACCTCCTTCCACACCAAGTCGGCCTTCCACGCTCCTGGCTACCCCTGGAAAGCCGGCTCACCTTTCCTTCCACCAGAGTTTCCACATAAAATCTCATCTACAAAGGGGCTTGGGGCCATTTCCCCTTACATGCACCCCACAATCCCAGAGTACCCGCCTCACTTTTACACAGAGCACGGGCTGGCCACCATCTACTCGCCTTACCTGCTGGCTGGGAGCTCGCCCGAGTGCGACGCGCCCCTGCTGTCAGTCTACGGAGCCCAAGACCCGAGACACTTTCTGCCTCACCCGGGGCCAATCCCTAAGCACCTGAGTCCATCTCCAGCCACATATGATCATTACAGGTTTTTCCAGCAATATCCCTCTAATCTGCCGATTCCTTACGGATTTTACAGGCCAGAGACTGCGTTTTCCTCCTACGGTCTCAGACTCCCACCTGTCGCTGGCCTCACCCGAGATCAGAGCTCTCACCTGCTTGAAGAAGCCAGCCTGGTCTATCCAGCCTCAAGTCCTTCCAGGTTAAACCCTTCAGACCCCAACAGAAAACACATTGAGTTCGAAAGTCCAATTCCTGAGGCTAAAGACTCCTCCAAGCCTGGGCAGAGAGACACGGAAGGGTCCAAAATGAGCCCCCGCGCAGGGAGCGCAGCCACAGGCTCCCCGGGGAGGCCAAGCCCCACCAACTTCACGCAGACGAGCCAGACCTGCGAAGGCCTGTGTGACCTCTCCAACAAGGCGGCCTCCAGTGCACTGGGAAGACTCCACCAGCCGGAGCAAAGCCTCACAGCCTTCAAgcctgtgaagaaagtcacagAATGCCGACCCGCCCAGGCTCCTGCGACCAGAGCAGAGTCTCCAATAAG CCTCAATGTTGTGAACGGAGACCCCCCCGCTCCGACAGGAAGCACCTCTCTCGTCTTGGAGGCCGCGCCTTCCAGTCCGGAGGACAGCTCCAGGATGGGTCCCCTCAACCTCtccaagaaatcagagataaatCCGGCAGCCACCCACGAACCCACGTACCAAGGCAGCCCCCAGGCGGAAACCGCCAGCTTCTCAGAGCTGCAGGACCTTCCTCTCAATCTCTCGGTGAAGGACCCCTGCAACGCCCCGGCTCTGAGGCCTCCCTTCCCCAGTCAACCACGAGCTGCAgaacctgctgctgctgctctacAGAAGACTGGGACAGAAGGTTCTGAGGATGTGCCCAGCCACCCTGAGACCAAGCCAGGTAGCCTCGACGGTGACGGGGCCCCACCCACAGGCCCCGGCGAGGAGGCTCCAGACACACATGCGGTGGACAGCAGCGAGGAGCAGAAGCAGACGGCAGCTGTGGCCCTGTGCCAGCTGGCAGCCTACAGCCCCAGGAACATCCGGGTGGGCGATGGGGATGCTGCAGCCCCGGAACCTGTCTGCCAGCAAGACACACCCACACTCAGCTCCACGGAGAGCCAGGAGGCCCAGGGTGACTTCAGACCCAAAGGACAAAAGAGGACAAGTCAAAGGGATGCTGGAAAATCCCAGCAAGGAGCTAAGAAGGCGAAGCTGCAGGACACGGCCAGAGTGTTCACACTACGAAGGAGGGCCCGGGTATCCTAA